CTATCACACTTTTCATTCTCAAGATGGATTAATGAGCTTTTATGTTTATCCCATGGTGGAACCCAACAAAAACACTATCAACTTCAATGTCAAGTGTTAATTACATGGTAGAGTCATTTGACTTGATTATCACATCGATCTGGCGAAACTTGAATCGATTTTCTTTTTCCAAGATTATCGAGACTGAACTTTGATTTTTACTCTGCTTTTGGATTGAAAGGATGCAATATTGGAATTGGTAATCAGTGATTTAGTGAGAAGAATTGAGTATTTTATTTACCGATAAATTCAAAACTTGAATCTTAGCATTGACAATCATTTTATCTCTAATCCTAAATTATGATATACTATATAAGAAAAACACAAATTATATTATAGCAAATAGGGCAATACTTAAATGTGGTTATTTTATAGTATAACAATGACAGTCCTTTCGATGAAATCATCTGTTATTATACATGCACCATTACCAAacagaaataaagaaaaatggtggTCAGAAATTGAGTGGAGCTAAGCATAAGTTTGCCATAAAGGGGTCCCATTTTGTACATCAAATATAAAGACTCAACTGTCTTTAATGGTCCCCAGCCTATACTTTTGTGTATACAAATATGGATGTCCATTTCATATTTTCCCAAAAATTAATGCACTATTTTTTTCCACCATTCATTCTCTAGGGATCTTATCTACCACCCTTTCTGCATTTAATGAAGATATTGGACACTAATGAGCTTTGCATAAAGAATAAATCCCCCAAATCCCATTTGTATAATTGCAAGATAATGTTTGGGTTATCCATACATTTGAATATTAATCGATAAAGAAATTAATACTATGTCATGTGCCTTTCCTATGCATTTCACAACAATATATATGATTGTAATATGtagattttccatgaaaatctaGTGAAATTCTTAGTTATGTAGCTTCGTGGAAAGAAAGGATGAGAAGATGGCCCTTGACAGcattgatttgtttttatttgaaCATAATGAAGTCAATATTATTGatttgttttgatgtttgatagttatatatatagatatatatgttaaatatgactcctattttcagtcaaatttaaaaaatagtctttcagttaaactctgtttacttgtttcaatcaaacactaattagtttagattaatttattattatttgacttatgaatttagcctataaataggctcttttacaaccttagaaaatacaccctttagagattagaacttataacacatttagagaattttgtgtttatgttttgagggttctttgtttttgggttttcggggtttagcctttgtctccatcttttgtactctttgttCTTTTGCTATTATAGTATAACTATCTTtccccgtggttttttatcctttttggaggggtttttccacgttaaatttgtgtgttcaatttctcaatttatttcgCTATTTTTCTTAtccgttgcttaatcgggtcgaaatcctaacaagtggtatcagagctagttcaatttttatagatcagcccgttcagagatggcagcaacaagatttgaaattgagaagCTCGATAGTgaaacaaatttcaatctgtggcaaattcggatgatgacaattctagttcaatccagTTTGAAAAATGTTGTTActgggaaaaagcctgagaatctaaataaaatagaatgggaagagcttaatgaaaaggctttgtcttcaatccagttgtgcctcgcgaatacagtattgcaggaggtattgatggagaagacctcatccgccttgtggaaaaggttagaaactctttatgcgactaagtctctggctaatcgtttagtgttgaaacaacgtctatttacgtttcgcatgaacgaatgtgagcttcttagagatcacatcagtcaatttattactcttttaaatgatttaaagaatgttcaggttcatattgatgatgaagatcaggctatgctattattgtgcttttTACCTCCTTTATACAAGTCTTttagggagaccctgatttatgacagagacaaactctcgtttgaagatgtgaagggtcatttgttgagtagaaacAAACTCGACAAtaagcttcatttggatagcaagacagataggcaagcttccgttttggtagcatcaaagaaacaagACAAaatgtgtcgctattgtaaaaagttaggtcatgtcaaagcagattgttataaactgcaaaATAAAAGAGCTGTTGAGTGTAacaaggaagatgtagctggtgctaatttggccgataaaaacgatgatgatttcttgttagtgtcaacgagtGATAACTCtaagctcacgtccgagtggatcctagattagggatgttctttccacatgtgtcccaatagagaatggttctccacatacaattcggttgaaggtggagttatgcgcatgggaaacgattcatctagtaaggtaattggtattggtactgttaaaattaagatgcacgatgggacgattaggacactctcagatgttaggtatgtacctgatttacaaaagaatctcatctccttgagtattttagacttgaaaggatggaAAATCAACATAGAGTCgagcggcattaaagtatctcgtggagctctcgttttgttaaaaggtaaaagaaccagcagtctttatattctggaaggttatatagtgaccggtgaaatcggacgtccctcgtccgttatggagttgaagtcaacttgtttggagcgaaggcaacttggtcataggagggaaaaaggtatgactatttcgttgaagagaggttctcttttggatgcaggttttgaaaagttaaggcactgtgttcgtgaaaatcagacccgagttagttttgatttggcagtgtacaagtcgaaggctagaagtcttccagtttctaagcacaaattcgactcagttaattccctgcacaAAATCtgattcttcttttctttttctttttttttgttttctgttTGGGCTAGGGTTAGTTTGGGCTTAAATTGGGTTTAGGTTTTTTATTGGGCCATTTGGGTTTGTTTTAGTTGGTTTAGGTTTGTAAAATGGGCCTGGGCAATTTCGGCCTTCTACACTCCCTTTCAAATTTTGGTGTATTTCATTCTTACATGTTGGTGTTAGATTCTGCTATTATAGCACTGCCGTTTGTATGTTtcctttttattaattaataaaagctTTGCCttagccaaagaaaaaaaaaacctgttGTGTCCATCTTGTACTGTAGGTATATAATATATTGTCTAGGAAGGAAGCTCTCCATATCTATTAATTAATTTGGAGGAAAACTGAATGGCCGCTAGAGATTTGAATATAGTAGCGAAAAGATTCTACTTTGGAGTTCATAGTAAGCTGTGATGGGTACCAAAATTTAGATATTAAGATTCATACTTAAATTATCTTTTGATTGGTTGGATTTATGGTGGACTTCATTCAGCCTTATTGTTTACTTTATAACATGGTTAGGAATTGTTCCATAACAGAACGACTATCAACCATTTGATAATTATTGGAATGATTGATAAGAAATCTCTTACTTATAGCATCTTTGGTCATGTATTTTGTCTCCAATTTGTCCCATAATTGCAACTGTTTGAAACTTaaaggggacacacggttgtgtgtcacacacagttgagatacacgcccgtgtcttaggcggtgtggacaagaaatagacTAATTTCAAACCATTTCTTTCACACAATCCATTCTCACACCCACAAGTCATTTGCACATAAAATCAAACTTCAAAATgtacctaaaacatgcataataaaGCTAGCTCAATATGGTATCTTTCTATACAACCAATATGTCAAAAAGCACCTCAATCACATAACATTAAATCAACCTAAACAGATGCATAATTTAGCCATTCATCAACCAAACATTGTTAACCTAATTCCATACCAAATCTTACCACAATGAccacataccaaaatcacattcaaacataccaaatgaGTCATTCAACATAACTTCACTTGACCATTTCAACACCAACCATCAAAGCATTAAAATGTCAAAAGTTCATCAACCATAAtaccacatttacaagccaaacataatgACAATCTCATCAAACACAAttcacctatacatgtcattataaccatgactcaaaacataaaaaattaccgatatagtcgttggatagtgtgataggtctccaacaagcttccaaaccaatcgagcttccgataatctataaaacatagaaaagaaacacaatgtaagcatataatgctcAGTAAGTTCGTAAATCATAAACAatgcttaccatttcaatgcataagcTTAAAAATAAACATGAATCAATCTAACACAAGCTTGACACAAGCCTAAACATCACCAACAACACAAGTTAGTACTTAATCAGATAACTTAGCAAAATTCATCacatggtaagtttaatttcataatcataATACATATGAATTCATACCTTTCATAACATGGCTATACATACTTTGATAGCCAATACTTCATACCTTCCCATAAtttcattgtaacacccttaacccgtatccgctgttagaatagggtttcggagcattactaccatttgcagatcacttaaaaaaattaaaatacttaccgattcaatgcatcatataaaataaatatattaccattcaatcaacagtttggcacttgtataagcatcaaacaacaacattgttagtatacttgcacatatctcatataaattgaacattgatatatctattttctcgacatgtcgcacttgagtttaataatagtctcaattacataatttccttgtatcaacatatcaaagataatcatatatgtacatgtcatgaaacatatcatgctcttaccgtttcttcacaagcatatatcattcatttcattatatcaatattttatacttcatcatttccatatattttatgtatatttattcggtaatagcttatatcaaacttaacataaattatattccatgtacttatacttatttcgtttatccattttcataattatttcatacaacgcttttgtacatatatttccatatgaccagttcttgtaaacatttcacacaaccatttcatataaccattcgtcatcgatacattttacgaatatcaattgttcaacagatgttatagcgtctcccatccacggtcttatttatctttgacgtgatgccatagtgtctttcaactatggtcttactcattttcatcatgttgccatggtatctttcaaccatggtcttattcttttcatgtcacgttaccatggtatctttcaaccatggtcttacacatctcatatcaggttgccatggtatctttcaaccatggtcttacacatttcatatcaggttgccatgctatctttcaatcatggtcttacacatctcatatcaggtttccatggtatctttcaaccatggtcttacacacaggttgccatggtatctttcaaccatggtcttacacatttcatatcagagagcacactctcgcgaacctcatccttacggtgggattaccggtcaggctaaatcacagtaatataaactcatagagtattgtcgggattaccggtcgagctaaatcctcacagcgacaattactctaatgagcttggatctgaattacagtcgaagctaaattcagaccctaattcggattacccatccgggctaaatccgttttacacatattctttgggagggctatatcaggataggatcacccgtccgggctagatcctttttaccgtcaattccttttcagagatccatcgaattttcctttcgttcaaccgagatttcttctccttttatcaaatttatcaatgtttcataaattttcatacaatgaacattcaaatcatattcacataaataacatacaatctcaaacatttaagaatataattcaagttacgaacttacctcattgcttgtttgtgtttataatttcattaatcgatatcttttcttttccacgatcaagtctcatatttgagtcgtccggatctttataaataaatttgatcatcattttcattcatttcatattctaatgcatttaattaatgctctaggcaaaattaccatttgccctaaactttaattaatgacgatttcatccttagggtcggaaaataaaattcttgcaatttaatccttatttccagctattattctcatatatattgataacaatccatgaattctataaaatatcgaatttttcataatttcaacacttttcaatttaatccctaaaacatgttttcccgatcttgaactaaattaataatttcattaaattttgtaatttaaataataaaataatccatttcatgcaatttggtcatttttgacatatttacaaaattgcccataaagttttacttttattcaatttagtccctgagcctaaaatatgcaaattagccatgctagatgaatattcatacatatttttccttctcctcctctccattccacatccttaatgtagataacacacttgtaagtaacattatccataatttttattatttacttttatgaatattcaagctgtctatctgcatcatagtcactaaattatttatatctagatctatagaactccaaattaatatccgataaTTTTAGCTGAATCTAgaatcatatatattcttaccataaaaatttaagaatttttggttcagccaataagtacagtttattctttaaagttaccctgcTCTGCTGTCGGCAGTTCGACCCTCTTCaccaaaattaattatctcctcatacaggattcaaatgatgttcttgtttgtttctcttaaaaatagactcattcaggattttataaatataaatttaagcccataattatttttattcaatttttatgatttttcaaagtcagaacagaggaacccaaattcattttgaccttgtctcacaaaattcattatatctcaaaatttacaaatccattgcttacactatttattCTACGAGAAACTatctcaataagatttaattccatattttttttcatcttttagttcgatttctacaatttatggtgatttttcaaagttagtctactgctgctgtccaaactgtttttgtgcaagctattaattaccatgttataacacccttattttctttttctacaccatttctcatcactttctcttattttctcttcactaacatatcaaaaacataggaccttatgtaagaaaactctactataacattatttccatgctttgtcaataataacaaacttaaaaacatattgaaatcttgatatacttaccttgttctattgatactaatctttaacttgattttttctctcctccagcttctatttcttgaatccaacttgttattctaactccccatgctctccttaacatttttgtctctgggtagctatggaaatttatttgatttttgggtgaaaatggtgaatttttggtaaaaggaccaaattgtaaaggaagcaaaactttctttcttcctctctatctctcacgttagtgcatgggaaaatatggatgggaatttctcatctttctttctttatatactaataaaataataataaaatatcttattaaagtattaataaaataatatttatctaattaaataattataaaatatcaaaatatctctagcatcattattactttctagatttctctttcttccaattgaccattttgcccttcattatcttttaaaactccatccttgagtcattatttaatttggtaaaatttcaatttagtccctcatagttcttcatctattcaatttggtcctaattcatccattttccttagtttctagatcattcaactcttaaattatttacactattggtccttcaactttttcatatttacactttaacccttaaattatgaatatttactcttgtgcaacaaaacttttctcacttttacattttagtcctttcttgaattaatatatcataatatacttctcaatattgacataactcaaaatttccctttttgtcactttatttccttattttactatatcaaggataatatcttactgtaaaaattttcagggaaTTACATTCATAATGAAATCAATCAGAACCCTTACCAGTTCATCCCTTTACacgcccgttgaaccacttataATAATATCAGATACACGGGAAGCTTACACAAAGTGTGCTAACATATGGTCAAAATCATTCTTTTTGTTTTCATTTACGTAAATGCTCATACGAGCCATATATGAGCCTACTCACACTAGCTAACgagtatccacaacaaatgcTCAAACTAAATCATCAGTAGGACATTCAGGACCAGCACCtgaaacatggtaaccctaatgacatgtcatttgtatcatatatattcctaaggttcaaatgggctcgATAGTCGCTGTAACGTTGTTGGATTTTCCATCGTGACAtgatatgataaataaaataataacatttaaaataaatacacTAAAATGCTATTtaaacgtacgaacttacctctatCACAAAAACGATAAAATAGGATCGACTAGTCCAACACTTtatctttccctcgatctaaatccgtacGAGGCTTAATTTGATATAAATAAGTAAATTCAACCCATTCAATaactattctattcaatttagtccaaaatacatacttttacaaatttacacttttacccctaatattttaacttctttacaaattagtctttaagcccgtaaattgaaattcatgtaatttaatccactaactaaactaGCTGAATTCTTTATAAAGTCATAGCAAGCCATACAactcattatttcacaatttcatcatgtaatttacacattttacaaataaatccctatttgacattttcaacaaaattaactttacaaaagttgtttatttaacaacaaagattcattttcttccatcaaacatcaagaatcatatgcacacattcatggaaaaaccctaacctttctatagttttgtaaattagcccctaggctagctagattaagctacaactacttcaaaaacataaaaatcattaaaaacgggcttgaaaACCTACCTTGCATGAAGAATTTACCCTAGCCGAATGTTAAGCCTTCAGAATGGAGTTTTTCTAGTCTATTTTCGTTGAAGAAGAACCTTTAGAAAGATGATACCTATTTgccttattttaattttatcttaatttattaattttacaattttaacctttattaaaTAACCTTGACTTTACTTAATTCATGCCCATAAATGTCCACCCAAagtaataatggtctaattaccacataagtcCTCTTACATTAAAGTCCTATAGTCATTTGGTACCTTTAATTAATAGAACtctaattttacatcttttacgatttagccctttttacttaatgaAGCAGCCAACGttgaaattttttaacaaaatttttatattaacttaGTAATATTCCGTAGACATTTAGTGGTTATTTTATAGCAAATAGGGCAAAACTTGAATGTGGTTATTTTATAGTATAACAATGGTAGTCCTTTTGATGAAATCATCTGTTTTTATGCATGCACTATTATTAaacagaaacaaaaaaaaatggtgGTTAGAAATTGAGTGGAGCTAAGCTTAAGTTTACCATAAAGGGTCCATTTTGTACATCAAATATGAAGACTCAACTGCCTTTTATGGTCCACGGCATATACTTTTGTGTACAAATATGGATGTCCATTTCATATTTCCCCTAAAATTAAGGCACTGTTTTTTTTCCACCATTCATTTTCTAGGGTCTTACCTACTACCCTTTCTGCAATTAATGGAGCAATTTGACACTTATGAGCTTTGCATAAAGAATAAATGCCCCCAAACCCCATTTCTATAATGTTTGGGTTATCCGTAGATTGAATCTTAACCAATAAAAAAGTTAAACCTATATCATGTTACTATCTTTTCCTTGTGCATTTTACAACAATATGTATGTCTATAATATACGGATTTTCCATGAAACTTCACCGAAATTCTTAATTATATAGCTTCGGGGAAATAAAGGATGAGAAGATGACTCTTGACAGCTCTGTAGCAtagttattatgaatttttataaaatttaagattttttttgaagtctaaattttaaaaaatatttaggcGATTACATAACAAAATTTTAGAGCTACATATCATCTCTTGACAAAGTTATATAAAAGACTAAATAATTGCTTGATAAAATTCAAATTCGAATATCAATATAAGAAAAACAATTCAAGAATCAAGTTAAATCGAGTTTTCAAATTTGGAGAATAAATGTTAACATTTAATTATGTgcctataataaaatttatacatgttttttcAGAATTACATATTTAAGTTATTTCTAAATATGCAAGAAACTGaagaaatgaaattattttagttttatggtAAAAAACTAAACTAGATAAGACCTTGACCTGGAAATTAACGCCCATCATCATCATTAGAACAATTTTTCTTCTTGATATTAATCTTTTGAAACAAAAAAATAGcatcacatatacacacacaagagCCGACTTAACTTCACAGCTTTTGATTAATATCATGTcgtcctcttcttcttcttttcctggTCAAGTGAAGCATCAAGTTTTCTTGAGCTTCAGAGGTGAAGACACGCGTCTTAACTTCACAGCTCATCTACTCAAAGCTTTGAAAGACAGCGGACTGAATGTCTTCTTCGATGAAGATACACTAGAGAAAGGGGAGCCACTTTCACCAGCAGTTTCTCAAGGAATTGCAGCCTCAAATCTCTCCATCATCGTTTTATCTAAAGAGTACGCTTCTTCGAAATCATGCTTGGCTGAAGTTTCTAACATTATGGACCGCAAGCACACACAAAAGCATATTGCTCTTCCCATCTTTTACCATGTTGATCCCTCTGATGTGCGAAATCTTGGTGGGAGTTTCAAAACATCCTTTGAAGACCATGAATCAAAAGGCCCACTGATGAAGTGAAACAATGGAAAACTGCTTTCGCTGAAGTAGGGACACTAAAAGGAATTCATATAAAAGACGACAAGTAACTATATTTTTCTCATATTTTATATTTGacttatcttttctttttatatattttctatataattatttatacttttttaattttcttCTAGACCTGAAACCAAGTATATCAATGAGATTGTTGATGATGTTACAAGAAAACTGATGAACACTGTGCCTAGAAGCACTTCTGAAAAATTGTTTGGAATGGATTATCAGAAAAAGATAATTCTGGGTCTGATTGAGCAAGAAGATTGTCGGGTAATAGGACTTTGGGGAATGGGTGTATTGGCAAAACTACCCTTGCTGATGTTGTATACAAGGAAGTGTCTCCAAAGTTTGAAAGTCGTTTGTTTGTTGAAAATGTTCGTGAGAAAATAAAAAACAGGGAATGAGTCTTTACGAAATGAACTCCTTTCTAAACTATTAAACGAAAAAGAAATTTGTATTGATACCCCTTCCATAGGATACCCATACCAAGAGAGGTTGAACAATAAAAGAGTACTTGTTGTCCTTGATGATATTAGTGACTCAGACCAAATAGATTTTATGGGTGTTGAACATTTTGGTCTTGGAAGTAAAATCATTATAACATCTAGAGATAGACAGGTACTTAAGAATGGAAGAGCTAACCACATACACGAGGTAAAGAAGCTAAATACGAATGACTCTTTCAAACTTTTTTCAACATTTGCATTGAAGATGTTGAATCCAGCAGCTGATTTTCGAGATCTACTGCACAAGTTTGTAAAATACGCCCAGGGTAATCCACTTGCTCTTAAAGTTTTGGGTTCTAAACTATATTCAAAGTCTAGAAAAGAGTGGGAGAGTGAGGTGGATAAACTAAAGCAATATGCTGAACCAAAAATTTCACGTATTTTGGAGAGTAGCTTTGACGGGCTAGGTGTAGTAGAGAAGAATATATTTCTTGACATAGCATGCTTCTTTAAAGGGGAACCCTTGGATATTGCAGAAAAAATTCTATGTAGTTATTATTCAGGTGCAACCTGTGGAATAAGAAATTTGGTCGACAAGTGCCTACTTGATATCAAAGATGATATATTTATTTCTACACATGATATGCTTGAAGAGATGGGCAAAGACATTATTATGCAAGAATCTAGACATCCTGGAAAACGCAGTAGGTTATGGAATCATAAAGACGTGAAAGAAGTGCTCAAATATAACAAAGTAAGCTCTAATTGTATTTATATTCTCTTTATTCTTTCATATGCTTTGTTGCCGTAATATATATTACTTACTATAATATGTATTACTTACTATAACCATAATGACCAAATGTCTTATGACATAACATGGAATCTACAAAGGGTTTATTGGGTTGGTTAAATATCTAATGCATtccttaaaaaacaaaaataaaagtgaAAACATTTTGCATCTGAAAATTCTTGTAAAAAGGTATTTTCGATTAGTACTTGATAAACAACATACACGACCTATTTGAAGGTATGCCTAATTAGTACTTTCTTTAGTGATTTAATGGAATGCCTACAAATTT
The Gossypium arboreum isolate Shixiya-1 chromosome 10, ASM2569848v2, whole genome shotgun sequence genome window above contains:
- the LOC128282223 gene encoding TMV resistance protein N-like; the encoded protein is MSSSSSSFPGQVKHQVFLSFRGEDTRLNFTAHLLKALKDSGLNVFFDEDTLEKGEPLSPAVSQGIAASNLSIIVLSKEYASSKSCLAEVSNIMDRKHTQKHIALPIFYHVDPSDVRNLGGSFKTSFEDHESKGPLMK